The nucleotide window TCTTTATCTAATTCTTCTTTAGATTTCTTCTGTGTTCTCCTACTTTGACTTCTTTCCCCATTTACAAGTCGTCCACTTGATCTAATTCTTGGGTCATTATAAATAGGCCTTAAAGACCCCCTTGGATTATCATATTGTCTTGGATTATCATAATGGCGATACTCGTAGTTGCGTGAATTATCATATTGTCTTGGATTAATGTAGCGTGGCCTTAAATGCTCGCCATATTGCCTTGGTTGATCATATTGTCTTGACCTCTCGTAGTAAAATCTAGGCTGGTCATATTGACGGGGCTGGTCGTATTGGCGAGATTGGTCATATTGCCTTGGGTTGGTGTATCTCCTTCTATTTGTCTCCTCTCCTTCTTCTctttctcttttttgtaGTCTTGAGTCTTGATATTCATTGTATCCTTTTCTTCCTCTCTGATCGAATTTCCGGTCATTTTGGATTTTCCTCTCATCATTTTCGTAGGACatgaggggtaaaaaaatacgCATAAACTTATTGGGAGAAATTGACCCTACCTATTCATAGGTAGGTAAGAAAAATGTGCAAAAAATGActgaaaatatttgattctattttttataagtgggcaaaatttaaatgtttaaaatttaattctattttttataagtgGGCAAGTTACTATCtattcttaattttattattggtGTGTAAGACtacaaattattatttgttcCTCaacttataatatatttttgagtTATTATTTGTTCCTCAACTTATTATATGGTCTTTTAAGTTATTATTTGTTCTTTGAGTTATTATTTGTTCCTCAACTTATTATATGGGGTTTTAAGttattatttgttatttaaGTTAATATTTGTTCTTTAAGTTATTATTTGTTACTTTAATTATGTTTCAATTTAAgacattattttatatttctaaacATTTGTAGTATCGTTTTACACTTCAGTATTGTGCGCTgacttttaaatatacGACGAACCTAcctaaatataaataaatatttttaaatttcaatatttttttaatattttatagtaCTAGTGACTGCGTGTAGTTCACTGGACTATCAATTTCCATAACTCTCTTACTCCTCAGACTCTGTGTATCCATTCCCGCTTTAGTTACATTCACAAAATTCGGTAATTTTACTGGTTCTTTCTCGATTTTAATGTTCACTGCTATTTTTATCAGTACAAAACTGATTAAATGTAATACAAAAGACACACCACTGAACAATAAAAACACATTCACTGATTTACTACACAATCTCTTCAAATTTTCTTCACAATTTTCACTCGGtgaacaatataaaatatttgacattAGTACTCTCTGCTGCAAAGAGACAGTACTTTTCTCTACAAATGTGGTTATAAGCCTATCTTGGTAGTAGTTCTTTACATACAAGATGTATGTGATTAGTACTATCATGTACATAAAAGCGCAGAAGAGATATAATCTCATGtacattttgattttactATTAGTGCCACAACTGGCGAACATTCCTAGTGTTATGTTGAAGATTATGATTACTTTGTAGCAGAATGAAAGAGATAAAAAGTTCATTTGGAGATTTTCTAGTTCTATTTTTGAGAGACGGTAGTTGAAGAATAAGATGACAGGGAGTGGAATGTTTATCAAGATGGAAAGGACGCTAGTGAGTTGGATGAGAGCTCTTATGTTTCTGAAGATAGTAGTAGTCatgaattaaatttataaagaaataaatatataaaaagccAATAACCAATAAATAACATAAAGGAGAACATTATagaagatttataaaagatttaaaatgtcGATTTAAAATGTCGATttgtaaaagatttataatgtCGATTAATAATGGTAATTATaatgttatttataatgatCTATAAGATATGTAATATAAGATTATAAGAAATctgatatatttgtatagtCTAGTTAGATATATTAAATGTAAACTAGACATATATGAGATATGTAAACTagacatataaaaatattgtgtatataaatttgatatataagtttaatatttattgatCATTATACTTTCACTACTCTCACTTGTTCTAGAATCTGCTCCCTTTCCTTAAGAAAATACTTGTGCAATTTGATGACACAAAACTTAAACAATTTCATCCTCaggatataaaaaaattaaagtcatgaaaataatgaaacaCAAATTCTCACCCTGGAAATATTTCCGGGATTGTATAGGCCACATTAAAGAGTATTTCTCCTTTTTACTGTATAAAAGGGAGcatataaagatttatgATTTGGATTATGAGATCACAGACCCAGTACTTAAGAAAGCCATAAGGAACCGAAAAAGACGAGTAGTGACATTTACCGAATAAAAcctattaatataaattaaatatattatatttttattatatattgtaatattataatatattctattattaatatattgtatattagtttatctaaatatacaataaaacaTCCCTTCTTTGGCCTATGAttttcttgtttattttgttcGTCAAAATGGAGACATTCTCAATTCTTGTGAATCTTTCAAGAGGTTTCCAGAATTATAGACACATGACTGACTTGTGTCTAATACACAGTCTccttaataataataatattattacatATTTTCAGGGGGATATTTACCAGGATAAGAGGAATATCTTCCCAGGGAAGATATTCCTTAATAATCAGGATACTCTAAAGTATAATCTCTTTAAAGACGTACAACTGAAGTATACTGTCTCATGTGATTCATCTCTGAATGATATCCTTAATGGTCTCCAAGGGAATATTCCAGAAATGAAGTATATGAAATATTCTGACAATATCTTCATATACATTTGTGGACACGGATGTGAGGGAGCCATGAAggtttttaataaagacTGGCTCACTAAAGAAGAATTAATGAGGAGTATAAGGATACTTAAAAAGAGAGTAAGTAAGATCTTCTTAGTACTTGATACATGTGAAGCAGAAAGTATTATAAGTCGAGATACTAATGATGTCTTTATTCTGACTACTAGTCAGTTTAAAGAACCAAGTCTGAGTAAAGGGAAGAATAATCTACTGGGAGTCCACACAGTGGACGAGTTCCCTTTCTATTTTAGTAAAGTAGTCAGGGAACAGAGAGACAGAGACATTTCCCTTGACGAGATATGTAAAGAATTAGagaaatgtaaatttaGTTCAACATTGACCTGGACAAAGAACAAGACCTTTAAACTTAAAGATTTCTTCCATTAAAAAGCAAAGtgattaaattatattgtaattatattattaaattgtataaGAATTTGTTAGTACAATCTatctttattgtttttttgctttttaCTACCCATGTTCGACTCAGAATACTTCTCTAAGTTACTAAATGAGACTATCTCTTACATCCAGAATAGAGATCTCCACTCAGATGTAGAAGACTTAGACACGAGGATAGAGAGTAATAAACTCGCCCTGAGGATACTCACGGAGGATATCCAGGACAGAGATCTTAAGGATGAAGTACTAAATAGACTTGATAATTTATACCAGGAGACTAGTACTGTAATATACAgagatattataaaagataatgAGAATGAAGACATAGAagaagatatttataagagTAGTAAGATACTGAAAGATAAGGCCAGTAGACTgtataaagatttaatatttgacCAGGCAGTATTAGACAGGGTAAGTAATAAgataaataagaatataaCAGACACTAGTGAgaatataaagaagataCAAGGGAGGAAAGAAGGGGGAGGACTGAGTCAAATAATATatgtaataataatattccTAATAATATACTTCATTATAAGATTTCTTTAGTTGTATTTGATTTTGgtatatgtttatttattatgggatatgttttatttattgtaattaaTATGTACTAgacaaatataatattaaatatatatataaatcaaatgtaatttcatatataattttcattttatagaaaatattctttaccACTCTTGCCTTCTTTTTTCGCTTGTATCTTCTTGTGTCTATTTTGATACTCTAGGAATTCCTCCTGGGTGATCTTCTCAATATTCTCATACTCAATAAAAGACGTCATCTCCACATGAGCCCCAAGATTCAACTCTTCTTTCTTGATACACTCAAAAAGAAGAGGATAAATCATATTAGTCTTATATTTACCAAATATATCATCTGGTAAACTTACACTAGACTGGGGTCTGGACAAGGGATAGTCTCTATCAATAATAAActcataatatttattattaaataatatttgataaGTCTTAGTATCctcataaatataaatagaaaGTGAGTCCCCAAATATATCCTTAAGGAATATATCTTCATTTACATTATTGAAACTTGTAATGTTCATGACTAGGggtaaatataataaaggaggataaaaaacatgaaaaaaattaaaatgcaGGGACTGGGGcaaaacatttatatagaaaaatatactaaactttaataaaataagaataattctataaaatataataagaaatataacatcttcaatatataatacttattacttataaaatattacttTTTAGTGTGTGAAacatttgtaaatatttactgCATTTAActaattttgtttgtttacaaacaaaatCATGCTAATCACAGAACTCCTCTACGACTTCTACTCTACTCAGCGCGAAGTCATGGAACTCAACGACAACTTCCTTCTCTCATCTCTTCTTGTCTCTCTCCTCGTCTACTTCTTCAGTATGAAGAACATTTTCCTCTCTATCTTCCCTTTAGTCCTTACCGGCCTAAGATACATAGGCTCTCTATATTTAGACAATTCTATCGTCTCATACATCATGAGCACATGGATCAGATCTATAATAACAGCATTTATCCTTACTTACTGCATTTTATCATTCACTAAAATACTAATATCTCTGTGTATAGGAATATCACTTCTTCATTTGACTGATAAATATACAGAATATCTTAATACATCTATATATGTATGGATAATACTAGTAATAATAGGAGTAACATTTTATACAGTGAGGATATTACAACAACttataaatacaatagTGGCGGCAGTGTATTCGACTATGGTGTTATTGAATAGTGTAGAGATATTgacaaataataatttcgGGATGAAAGAACTAGAACTGGAAGGAATATTCTTAGTAGCACTATTAGCAGTATTCTCAGTATTTTTACAAGTAAAAATACACAagacaaaatattaataaaaaaattataaaaaaaaatttatattatataatgttgtataaaaatttttatatcataaaaatgatattttagatacatttttatataaaaattgcagtattatataaaaacttgTAGGACTTAGCACCTTTGAGCtttaattatatacaaaaagtTTGAGATATTAGTATTTTTCTGCGATCTCATTTCAAATCTATTTTTCCATGACTAATTTAGACATAATTAGATGTAAGATAAACTAATAATAGtgcaaaatattattttatctgACGATATGAAATACTGGATAAATAACTGTTGATTtatagtataaaaaataatgtatagcaattattattagcgaaaaaacatataataagttttttagCATCTTGAGCAAAGTTGactatttaaattaagacaataaaaattgcaAGGTTTTGGAaaatactttaaaaaactaagcctgtaatattaataagtaaattttttagaatggtaaataataattataagaaCATATGAAGCTGAAACTTTAAGAATGTTGCATGTTATCGCTcacttttatatttaaataccAAATgaaacataaaataaaatactaaCTTAtaatgcatttttttttgaggataaaacaatataagatatttttgttCGAATAGATACGTCCTATAGGTGATAATTGCCAATATTTCATACTAACTAAAATCacagataaaaattaagaataaACAAGGTAAttattcaatatttttaattatagtGCAATCTCATAGTATCTGTAAAAACATCattaaactttatttttacatattttaaaaaacgtGATTACTAAAACACGTCATTTATATAACTATGGCGTCGTACACTAATAATTGACACTGACATATACATACTAcctatttttatgaatctataattttatatgattATAAAACGAGTATTGTATGGTTTAAgcatatattaaaaattctattatATAGTGTatgaattttatacaattaaatttacttttatagtttattGCTTCATTTTGTAATGTTAAAAGTTGTTatgtaatttaaaaataaaaaataaatcagtTTTTCCCCTAAAATGGTTTtgttgtttatatttttatttataacttttatattaacTTCATCGACAACCGAAAACATTACATTCtctgatttttttctttcaaaACAGCGATCAAAACGCAATAAAGAATTCAATACTTGtcacaaaatatttttcgaaaaaaatccagaaatatttttcaaccAATATTACTACACCGAAGACATTAAAATAGCCcgtataatttataaatcacTTATTAATGACATAAAATTCCctctaaaaattaaagatcACGAAATATCTAGGGGAAACATGAggtttattatatatttcaatttacttaaatataaaaatatgagaGCAAGGTTTACtggtaaaaaacaaatcatAATGAATTTATTACATTCGCTTGCTGATAAAACTTATATGTTGTATAACAGTTTAttgtgtataaattttaatgtgAAAATAATTGAACCATACTTTTTGGAAATGTTTATGGATAAAATAGTGGATATTAGGATTGATGAAGATAACGAAGAATTTGAAACtgtttataatttgtttgaatataaaaatataatgaaaaatattgaaaatatttttaaagatggTAAATTGCAAATGATAAGAACGAGGCctaatgaaaattatattgatGAAAAAATTGCTAATAGTGTTGACCTTCCAAGtattaaaatgataaattaataaaaatttgcatATAAAACACAATTTGTAGATAATTATAACTAGTGTTTGttcaattt belongs to Vairimorpha necatrix chromosome 12, complete sequence and includes:
- a CDS encoding GPI-anchor transamidase, with protein sequence MIFLFILFVKMETFSILVNLSRGFQNYRHMTDLCLIHSLLNNNNIITYFQGDIYQDKRNIFPGKIFLNNQDTLKYNLFKDVQLKYTVSCDSSLNDILNGLQGNIPEMKYMKYSDNIFIYICGHGCEGAMKVFNKDWLTKEELMRSIRILKKRVSKIFLVLDTCEAESIISRDTNDVFILTTSQFKEPSLSKGKNNLLGVHTVDEFPFYFSKVVREQRDRDISLDEICKELEKCKFSSTLTWTKNKTFKLKDFFH